The DNA window CACAAAGTGTCTACACTAGATCATTATCGACAATTTTAACCAGAAACCCCACGCATTACACTTGGGGTTTTTATTCCCTGCAATATTACTTTTTTCTGTGACCCAGATCTATCAATCCCTGTTCTGAATCGGCTTAATCCCCGAACCAGCTTACTTATCACAGTATTACCTTGAGCAATTTCTACCGGAATAAAACAATCATTTGAATATGATGCTGAAGAACATCATAATCATACCCTAACACAGCATAGTCAGGGCATGGGGCAGCTTCTACTTGTTACCAGTTGATTAATCATTTAGTGCCCCGGTATTTCGATATTCCACTAAAAAGTGTCACAATACCCCCGTATTATTCTTAAGACCTTATAAAATAGTTTTTTTATAGTTAGATTATTATCTTTAATACACTGAAAACACATGATACAAGCACCCTCTTTTCGTCGTTCACTTTTACATCCCCGATACTGGCTGACTTGGCTAGGTATCGGCATACTCTATCTACTGGTCTTACTTCCTTACCCCGTGATTTACTGGATAGGAACCCGGCTTGGTCGGTTATCACAGCGTTTTTTAAAAAAACGGGCCAAAATTGCTGAACGCAATCTGGCTCTCTGTTTCCCTAATATGCCACCGGAGGAACGGAATAAATGGCTGGTCAAAAACTTTGAATCTGTTGGTATGGGGTTATTTGAAACCGGTATGGCTTGGTTCTGGCCTGACTGGAGGATTAAACGCTGGTTCAAAATTACAGGACGAGAGAACATCCAAAAAATACAAGCCACAGGTCAGGGGATCATCGTGATTGGGATCCATTTTCTGACACTGGAGTTGGGAGCCCGTATTTTTGGTATGCTCAATCCGGGCATCGGGGTTTATCGCCCGAATGATAATCCGGTTATAGATTGGCTACAAACATGGGGACGTTTACGTTCCAACAAATACATGTTGGACAGAAAAGATGTCAAGGGAATGATCCGTTGCCTGAAAAATGGTGAAATCGTTTGGTACGCACCAGATCATGATTATGGCCCACGTAAAAGTGTATTCGCCCCGTTATTTGCTGTTGAACATGCCGCAACAACAACCGGAACTTCAATTCTGGTTAGATTATCCAATCCAGCTTTATTACCCTTTACCCCACGCAGATTACCTGATGGAAAAGGTTATGAACTGATTATTCAACCCGCTGTAGAAAATTTCCCTGAAAAAGATGAAGTCGAAGCGGCAACCTTCATGAATAAGGTGATAGAACGGGAAATTATGCAAGCTCCAGAGCAATACATGTGGTTACACCGCCGTTTTAAAACACGCCCTAAAGATATGCCGTCTTTATATAGCGATAATATTCATTAGTTAGTCATCATTAGCAAGCTCTCAGGCAGCCATTTTTATGTGGCTGCCTGATTTTTGGCAGATGAAAGTTATCTATTAAATCATAAAATAACCATCACTATCCCCCACAAGAGTCGGCGATCTCCATCTCGGAATAGAGATTCCCTCGTTCTTTCTCCAATTTCTGTCTGGTTTCACGATAACATTTACGTCGGTGTGAACGGGTCATTTCGTTCATAAAATGCCTTCCATCGACCTGGTAAGGAAACCCCAGTTTTTTGTTATTCCAGTCATAAGAAAGCCCGATAGGGCTGTTGTATTGGGGGGGCAATCCGTTCAGAATCTGCCTTTCTTTGCCATAATTCCAACCAGACGAAAACTCGGTATATGTTTTCGAATCACGCTTTTGGCTGTACTCCCTCAACTCTTCTTCTCGTTTCTCAGCCAGAGCATTATCTTGAGCTAACTTATTAACGTCCCAATAATTGGCGCCCAGTTCTTCCCTTTTTTTCAGATATTCTCCTGAAGGTTTGCTATCAGCGGGTATATCACTTTTGTAGCTGAAGTCGTACGCCAATGCCTGAGAACAGCCAATTACCGTAAGAAAAAACAGGCTATAGCTCCCTTTTATTTTCATAAATCCCCTAATGTAACTATTGCAAGAAATTATTATTTAATAACCATTATCTCCTTAGATCAACTACCAGTGATAGGTAGTTCCTGAGCCAAAAAAAATACCCCTTTACAAACAATAGTAATTTCAACATGCTAGGTCACATTTTTTAAAAGTAAGGTGAGTTTTTGATGCGTTCATACCCTATTTATCATGTCGATGCTTTTACAGAAAAAAACTTCTCCGGTAATCCCGCTGCTGTTGTCTTACTGGACGAATGGTTATCAGATGAAACATTAATTGCGATCGCTGCTGAGATCAACCTCCCAGAAACTGCTTTTTTAGTTGGCGATCACCTACGCTGGTTTACTCCCAGAGTGGAAGTAAATTTATGTGGGCATGCAACACTGGCAACAGCTTTTGTTCTCGTTGAACAGTATTCTTATCAAAATAATCCAATTACATTCAAAACCCGTTCTGGAGAACTTCGTGTCATCCATCAGGATGGTGTTTTTACGTTAGATTTTCCTGCCGCTGATTACCAAGAAGAGAAAACACTTCTTCCCATCATACAAGAAGCTTTAGGACAAGATATCAGTGAGGTATTTGTTTCCCATGACCGTTATATCTGTGTACTGGATTCTGCCGATCAAGTTCTTCATGCTCAACCACATTTTGATAAAATAGCCGCTCTTCCGCTACCGGGGCTTGCCATTACTGCCCCCGGCGATTTATCTGCGGACTTTGTTTCGCGCTATTTTTCTCCTGCAAAAGGCATTAATGAAGATCCTGTCACGGGTTCAACCCATTGTGTTCTGGCTCCTTTCTGGGGAACAAGGCTCAATAAGTCGGTACTTCGTGCCCATCAGTTATCAGACAGGGGCGGAGATATATTATGCGAAATACAAGGAAAACGTGTTTATCTGACAGGAAAAGCAAAATTATTTTCTTATGGAAAAATAGTTTATTAAATCAATCAGTTTCTTATTTTCTTCTCAGCGAGAGCGAATACCACGGAGAGATGAAACTCTATTTCGTAAACATGGGAGGTTATCAAAAAGATTCTCTGGCAGAAGCACATGAGTTCGGATTTTTCATTGCCCGTACTGTAGAAGATGCGAAAGAAAAAGCTAAAAATATTTGCTTACTGGTTATGGTCAACTACATAAAGATAACCTAAAAGATGTTGATGACTGCCTGCTTTTGGGACAAGTCAGCGGCTACCATGTTCATCTGACTGGAAACCCTTACGGTCAGCCAGATAAACCAGAATGGCAAGGATATCGCCCTATCGGGATCTGATGAAAAATAGTCAGCAGAACAATTCAGTTTCTGCTGACTATCAATCAGAACATACAACTCCCCAAACTCACTAATTTTACTTTCAATTATCGACCAGCAAATCTGAATTAATTTCTGCAATAGACTTTGCTCCCGTCAATGTCATTGCAACCCGCATTTCTTTATCAATCAGATCCAATAAATCAGAAACTCCTGCTTCTCCGGCTGCTGCCAATGCATAAGCAAAAGCGCGCCCCAATAAAACACTGTCAGCACCCAATGCGATCATTCGTACTACATCCAATCCGGTACGAATACCGGAGTCAGTCAGAATAGTGATGTCATTTTTGACAGCATCCGCAATAGCCGGTAAAGCTCTGGCGGTTGAAAGAACGCCATCAAGCTGACGCCCTCCGTGATTAGAAACCACAATACCATCCGCGCCAAAACGAACAGCATCCTTAGCATCATCAGGATCGAGGATACCTTTAATAATCATTGGCCCTTTCCAGAAATCGCGGATCCACTCTAAATCTTTCCACGATATGGATGGATCAAAATTGCTTCCCAGCCAACCAATATAATCCCCCAATTTGGTAGGTATACCGCGATATTTAGATATGTTACCGAGATCATGGGGTTTACCCATCAAGCCAACATCCCATGCCCACTGTGGGTGGGTTATCACCTGCAAAAAACGCCGTATAGAAGCATTCGGGCCACTCATACCTGAATGTGCATCACGATAACGAGCACCGGGTACAGGCATATCAACAGTAAATACCAGATTTTTAACGCCGGCTGCCTCTGCTCTTTCCAGGACATTACGCATAAAGCCACGATCTTTCAGTACATAAAGCTGGAACCATATTGGACGCTCGGTTGCAGAAGCAACTTCTTCAATCGGGCATACTGACAACGTCGATAACGTAAATGGAATACCCTTTTTAGCAGCAGCCCGTGCAGCCTTTACTTCCCCACGACGAGCGTACATCCCACTTAATCCAACGGGAGCCAATGCCACAGGCATTGTCATTTTTTCCCCAAATAAACTGGTTTCCAGATTCAGTTCAGACATATCTTTTAGTACACGCTGACGCAGTTCAATGTGAGATAAGTCTTCAGTATTGCGTTTAAGGGTATGCTCTGCATAAGCTCCACCGTCAATATAGTGGAACAGGAAAGGGGGTAACTTAGCCTGTGCAGCAGCCCGATAATCAGTTGAAGCGGAAATAATCATGATCTATACCTCTATCCAAAATGGAGTGGGCGGCAATAGTATTGTTCTGGTTAATCATATTGCCCATGACTAATACATCAAACAACGCAATAAGGAGCTTAAAAATACATAAACTTGTTTCACAAAACATTTTTTTATCTGATGATAATTCAGGTGAAACAACAAAAGGCTAGTGATCTAAAGAGAGATATAGTGAGCAAATATCACCCACTATATTAAAAACCTATGCTAAAAACATGACCAAGAGCTGAGTTCTTGATATTTATCTTGATACGATAGTTTTCAGTGCATCATAAACAGGGAGCAAACGGGTAAAACCTTCTCTATCAAGAAAATGGCCTGCATTTTCAATATTAATGATTTCAGTTTGCAACGAATTGGCAAGGGCATGGGATGATTGAGGAGAAACAATTTCATCATTGGAAGAGATAATGGAAATACGGTGTTTTGTCACTTCACGCAAGAGGACATAATTCAATGTATGGAGAGTGAAACTTGCTAACTCTGGCAAGGTGCACTGCGTGGAATCAAATCCTGAAACCAAAATATATCCACCAATTTGGTCAGTTGTGGAGCATATTGCCTCTAAATACCGAAGTAAGGTCACACAACCAAGACTGTGGCCGATAAAAATTGTGTTACCGTCCGCTCTGGGGACAACTTCGGTCAATTTTTTGGCCCATGCTTCAGGTTTAGGTGATAACGAATCCGGCAGTTCTGGCACAATCACGTCTGCTCCTTGTTCAGTCAGCACTTCTTTTAACCAGGGAAACCAGTGTGATAAAGGTGAAGCAGTATAACCATGAACAATGATAACTTTCTTACCAGAAAACCGATCAGAATTCCTTGCTGTTAACTGTGTCATTTATCTTATCCTAGTGAGTAACAATTTCAGTTTATAGAAAGAAACTAATAGCAGAGAATTTTCTCACATAGTCATATGTTGTTTCCAACATATATCCTATTTTTTTAATTTTTCACGCACAGTCATCAGAGAAAAACCTAACAAATTAAATTATTTACATGTTAATGGTTATGAATACTGGAGTTATCCTCTGCCATTCCAATTCCCCAAATCCGATCAACAGGACTAGCTTCTACTAATACTTTATCACCTGTCTGCAATAAAAATCTTTCCATTGCCAGGTTTTGAGGAAAAATATAAATTACGCAATATCTTAATATACAATAATGAAAATAAGGAATAATAGAATCACCTCGTGAAAAAATTCATATTAAAATTATTATTGGTATTACGAGATCACTTAGCACCTAATTTTCTTCCTATAACAAATACTGCTGCCAATCCAATTAAATCAATTGTAATTAGTGTTCCTGCAAACACCATTTCACCTCTGAGTGCAAAAAGCGTAGCGATAATCAGAATAAACATTGCAATAGAAAACCCCATCCATTGCCCTCTTCTGTCCTTTTTTATCATGCCATCCAGTGCCAGCTTTTGATTATCATACTGAAATTTTTGCTCTTTTTCTCTGAATAATAATATTCTTTCTGTGCTGCCAGAAAGAATGGACTCATAGTCTTTCAAGACATCAGGAGGAGGAAGAGGCCCCAAACAATCAGAACCAATTTTATTTTTTAAACCTTGTTCATTGTCCAAAATTCTTTGGTAATCGTTTGCGGGCATAATATCTAAAATACTCCCCATTGCACTAATATAATGACGAAAGTGGTACTCCATATTTTCTCCGAGACAATATACACAAAATACATAAGAATAAAATCAACGAAATAATTAAAACTAATCAGTAATTGATACTGCCTAATTCCGCTTAATATTCTTTTTCTTCGCTATACAATCTGTTTTTGGCTGGGAAATGGCCGACACTCTTCCGCTTTATAGCTGCCATCCTCCTGACGAATCAAAAATATTTTACGGCCAGCCCGTAATGCTTTACTGATAGCAGTTTGATGAACACCAACCAGACTTGCTGTTTTGGCCTGACCATTCTGTTTCACATATTCTGATAATGGTATTTTTTCCATACTTTCCTCCTGTATTTCTCAAATAATATCCAAAGTATTAAATATTTCAATATTTTTAGTATTTATCATTTTAATAGCATTGGTATTAAAATGCATGCATGAAAAAGAAACTTACAACAGAACAACTCGCAGATGCCAAACGTTTGAAAGACATATTTGAGTCAAAGAAAAAACAGTTAGGCATCTCTCAGGAAAAATTCGCGGACGAGCTTGGCAAGAGTCAGGGGGCTATTTCACACTATCTTAACGGCACAAATGCCCTTAATTTGGAGATAGCAGCCGATTTCGCCAACAAATTAGGAGTTACAATTAATGATTTCAGTCCATCACTAAACAAACAAGCAAGGAAACTGCTCACCGCAGTCTATGGCGATAATATGACTTTGGTTGAAGATGTAACTTCTTACAGGCAATACCCATTACTCAACTGGGCTGATGCTGGAAATTGGTGTGAAGAACCTATATCGCTATACCATAAAAATAATATTAAACAGTACGACACTTCTGTTGAATGTTCATACCGTGCTTTTTGGCTGGAAGTAAAAGACGATTCAATGAATTCACCAAATGGCTTGAGCATACCGCAAGGAATGATTATTTTGGTTGATCCGGAAGTAAAACCTATCACCAACAATTTGGTCGTCGCAAAGCTTGAAGGGGAAAAGAAACTGACTTTCAAACAATTGATTACGGAAGGGTATGATACTTATCTTAAGCCACTGAATCCCCAATATAATATGATACCGCTCAGTGATAAAATTCATATTCTGGGTGTGGTAGTGGAGGCCAAAGTAGCTCGGTTGCCATAAAAAAACTACCAGCCAGCAAATCTACTATACCTTTTATGATATTTCTTAGGAGCTGGCTGGATATTTGTAATAAGTTACAAATATCCAATAGAATAATAAATAGACTTTTAATAGAGACTATGTGACCGGGGTGAGTGAACGCAGCCAGCAAAGAAGCAACTTGAAATACGAAGAATAAAGGTAGATATGAACAAAATCATTGCTATTACAGGCATATGCGGATCTTATCGTTGATGGGAAAAAACTGTAGAAAATCAGGTCATAGAGGTTTTAGTCCACTTAAAAACAAACCCGTTTAAAAGCTGACAATTAATATGATTTGCTTTATGATTTTTTAAGTGACCGCCTAAACGGTCACATTTAATAAAATGGCAATTACGCAAAACTGCAAGATACGCTGTCAAAAATGTTTTTCAACGATCTGTAGATTTTTTATCCTTTTTTATCCGTTTTTTTAACTCCTGAGCGTACTCATCTAAATTCCGCAAATCGCATTTTGTTTTTTTTATATACATTTCAGCTTCACCCTTGCTATACCCCTGCAATTCACTAATCGTTCTGAAAGGAATATTTTTTATCTTTTGCATTATCTCTTCCATTCCCTTTTCCGAATACTTAGGGCACCCATAATACCAATATTCTCCATTAGTCATAACTGGTAAAGATGGAAACAGCAACACTACAAAAACGAATAAATGACGATATTTCATATTACTACCTTATTTTAAATTAACCAGACTTAACCCCTATCTCTTCAGATTATTCTATTTGCTATCCTGAGCCTGAATGAACTCAATCAAAACACAAAATGAACACATATTTTGGATAGGACATTAATAAATATAACTGACTTATCAAAAAATGCAGGAAAACCCAGGAAAGAAAACCTGGAGTATTTCAACAGCACTCGTGGCACCATCCGCAGAATCATTCCCCAGACCATCCCTAAAGAGTGCATTATGCCGGAAGTCAGTTAAACAGATGCTTTAAAAGATTTATTATGAGGCACTTTTACTTAATCATCACAGGAATAGTAATCTCCACAAAATATATCATAGACGTTTTATATTTGTTTACTCTCTCATATTGATCCGAAAGTTAACCAATATAAAAAATCATATCTGATTCATCTCTGATGTATTAATATATAACAGTAAAAATACTTTCAGTAATTATTAAATTTATACTAAATAATATATCTCTCTGATAAATAAAATATTTTGGCCTTTAGCTAAGGATAAAAAACATGAAAGGTGATACTTTATATGACCCTATTGCACATCTTTACGAGAGCTTTTCAGATACAGCAGCCCATATCAAAGTAAAAATCAGAACCATCTTCAATCTGGCAGGGGATATACAAGGGAAATCTGTGTTAGATTTAGCCTGTGGATATGGTCTCTTTAGTCGAGAATACAGGAATCGGGGCGCTTCAAAAGTCATCGGAATCGATATATCAAATAACATGATAGCAATTGCGAAAAGTAAATCACAACAATACGGTGACGATATCGAATTTCACGTAAGAGATGTCTGCAAGATGGAGTCATTTGGCAAATTTGATATAGTCAATGCGGCCTGGTTATTTTGCCATGCAGAATCTATTGAAGACCTTGAAACTATGTTCCGTGTTATTGCCGCTCATCTCAAGCCTTCCGGTAAATTGATTGCTTATACCGTTGAACCTGATTATCGATTAGAAAAAGGGAATTATGAAAATTATTGTATAAAAATTCTGAGTGAAGATCCTGTGAAAGATACAACTCTCCTGAGATGTGAATTTCTTACCACACCACCCAGCCCTTGTACTGCGTATCGTTGGAGTCGTGAACAATATCAAGCAGCGATCCAAAAGGCGGGATTCAAACAATTTATATGGCAAAAGCCAATGCTGTCAAAAAGCGATATTGAGAATTGTCCCCCGGGTTTTTGGGATGATTATCAACGAAACTGCCTTGATACAGCTCTTGTTTGTCAGTTTTGACAAGATAATCCCCCGTGATCCGGGGGATTATCCTTAAACCTATTATAGGCATCTGCTATCTCCCGCAGCCCACCATTTCCCTGCTGGTGCTTTGACAAGACGCTGGTAATCTAATCTTTCTCATCAATTTCATACCTTCATCGACCGAATCCGCATTAATATAATGCTGTCTCAATTCGAGCGGATGGAATATATCTCTGTAGGATTAATATCCGATAGCTATATATTGCACTTGTGAATATGACCAGCGTCCAGCTGAGTCGTGAACAACAATTAAAAACTCTTCTTTTGATCTAATTTCAACAGATATGCCTTGACCCCACGCATCTCCTTTAACATAACTACCAGTTACAATAAAGCACTTATTTTTAAATGGAATTGGAAATCTTCGCAAGTCCGCTGAGTTTATTCCACCGTTTACAACCCCCCATTGAATAATTAGTCCACTGGGGAGCTTCTGATAGCCAGATTCATCAAGTTTTGATTCAAAACTATTCATATCCGGTATCTGGTTTGCTCCATTTCCTACAGCTCTATAAACCAATTCTGATAAACCAAGATTCCTCACAAATTCTGCTTTATCAGGAACATCTGCCCCATTCCGCTTTTTTTTCCAAATAGAGATTAGAATTATTGTTGAGGGCGTTTTGATTGGCGATACTGGCTAGATCATATGCCGCTTTCACTGCCTTTGATGTTGCCGCGGTCACTTCACTATCACTATCGACCTCATTACTTAGAGTAACAAACCCTCTGTCTGTCAATGTTGCATAAGGGTGATTACGGCTCCGGGCGTGCTCTTCGATTGCGTCTTGCACATATTCGCGAGTTGCAACAATTACGCCGTTATTTTCTAATGCTTTGGTTTCAGGCTTTTTATCTGGAGTGCTCATATTTATTTCCTCATGTATTAACAACATAGATTGCTAATTAAACCAAAGGAGTTTATTGAAAATACCTTTGGCAATATGAGGCGGTGGAATACTTCTCCGCCTGTGAACATCAATAAAATAGATTCATCAATACTGGAAAGTACAACTTGACTAAATTATGTTGATTAATATTTTGTAAGTTGCATGTTTTGACGGCAGGATGGCATAAAATAATAAATTGGGAATCAATAGAATTTATATGATGACTGATAAAGCCTGGTGTGATAAAAATGATTTTTTCATCTTTGATTGATATTTTTTATTTAAGCCAGATAATTGAATAAAATAAGAGGATATTGAGTTTATTTCATTATTAGTTGTATTATAACAGTGCCTTATCTCCGATTTTCCACCGATGAATTCATTGAACCATCACAAATCATTATTCATAAACTGAACCCACAAAAAGTTGTGGGTCAAATATCAAGCCATCTCAATCAACTGTTGATTTTTGAGTGTCACTTATCAGTGTAGTTTACTTATACTAAAACAGACAGGTAAATAACCCATATGATATAGAAATTATCATTTCAATACTCTATTCACGGTAAAAAATTAACTAACTAAAAATATTTAAACGATATTTTTGGTGGTTTCATCAAAAGGATAAATGATATGAAAATTATATCTTGCATAATTCTAGCACTATTATCTTTTTTATTAATACCTTCACTCTTTGCTGTTGAAAAGAATGATAATATAGAGAAAAAGCCCGTTTTCTCTGCTGAATATAATATGGAATTAAAGAATTCCTCTTTTTCTGAAAACAGCCTGATGATGGTTAAAAGAAGCACTGAATGCATGTATGATAGTGGCGAGGATCAAATAAATATTGCGCCCGGCAACCAGCAAAGTGCTTATTTAAAGGACAATGATAACTTATTTAGTGGTTGCACTCGTGAAACCAAGTCAGTTGAATGGAGCGTTTATGGTGGTTCTATAAGTTGCACTTTGAGTTTTGAGCATGGATACGATTCAGGTTGGTATACGGTGATTAAAGGGTGCCCGAATATTGTTAAGAGCGCCATTTGTAATGGAGATTCCAACTGTAATCAAATTAGAGTTTACGGAGGAGAACCGAATATAGATATAAATATAGAATTCCTTGTTCGGTGAATCTGGTAACTTCCGCGTCCTATACAAAAAGGTGAGATTTATCACCTTTTAATTCTTTAATATTTCTTATTTCCGTAAGAAAACCAGAATAACAATAAGTAACATCATCCTATCTCAACAATAGAACCGGAACTTATCTCTCCTGTGGCGAGATGATTACTGATAAAAGGGCCATTGAATTCACCTAAATTATTATTGTCAATCTATACAAAACACATCATGTTTAGAAACCTTGCTAATCTCATTATGCTATTAATATGATTTCAATCCGTGACCTTATAACTCTACAACCAATAAAGCGAGGTCAGTACGCTAAACGTTCCGACCTTGTGAAAAGGTTGCGACACATTTCGTCGGGAGTTATTGAGATAATGCTTAGTCTCTCTATGAGGATACATAGATTGATAAGCTCAATCTGCGCTTCCATTATTTCGAGGTAATAACGTGAAAGCAACATTACTTAGTTCGTAAAGCATCTATAGCAGATACAGGCATTTCGATAACCGTTTTAACGCTTTTATCTATTTTCTCAATAATTCCTGTTCTAGGGCCATTGATCCATTCATCGCTTTTATAAAATCTATCCTGTACAGCCGATAGTTCGTTCATATCTTTAAACGC is part of the Xenorhabdus cabanillasii genome and encodes:
- a CDS encoding Kdo(2)-lipid IV(A) acyltransferase, which codes for MIQAPSFRRSLLHPRYWLTWLGIGILYLLVLLPYPVIYWIGTRLGRLSQRFLKKRAKIAERNLALCFPNMPPEERNKWLVKNFESVGMGLFETGMAWFWPDWRIKRWFKITGRENIQKIQATGQGIIVIGIHFLTLELGARIFGMLNPGIGVYRPNDNPVIDWLQTWGRLRSNKYMLDRKDVKGMIRCLKNGEIVWYAPDHDYGPRKSVFAPLFAVEHAATTTGTSILVRLSNPALLPFTPRRLPDGKGYELIIQPAVENFPEKDEVEAATFMNKVIEREIMQAPEQYMWLHRRFKTRPKDMPSLYSDNIH
- a CDS encoding PhzF family phenazine biosynthesis protein, with translation MRSYPIYHVDAFTEKNFSGNPAAVVLLDEWLSDETLIAIAAEINLPETAFLVGDHLRWFTPRVEVNLCGHATLATAFVLVEQYSYQNNPITFKTRSGELRVIHQDGVFTLDFPAADYQEEKTLLPIIQEALGQDISEVFVSHDRYICVLDSADQVLHAQPHFDKIAALPLPGLAITAPGDLSADFVSRYFSPAKGINEDPVTGSTHCVLAPFWGTRLNKSVLRAHQLSDRGGDILCEIQGKRVYLTGKAKLFSYGKIVY
- a CDS encoding DUF1543 domain-containing protein → MKLYFVNMGGYQKDSLAEAHEFGFFIARTVEDAKEKAKNICLLVMVNYIKIT
- the lldD gene encoding FMN-dependent L-lactate dehydrogenase LldD, which encodes MIISASTDYRAAAQAKLPPFLFHYIDGGAYAEHTLKRNTEDLSHIELRQRVLKDMSELNLETSLFGEKMTMPVALAPVGLSGMYARRGEVKAARAAAKKGIPFTLSTLSVCPIEEVASATERPIWFQLYVLKDRGFMRNVLERAEAAGVKNLVFTVDMPVPGARYRDAHSGMSGPNASIRRFLQVITHPQWAWDVGLMGKPHDLGNISKYRGIPTKLGDYIGWLGSNFDPSISWKDLEWIRDFWKGPMIIKGILDPDDAKDAVRFGADGIVVSNHGGRQLDGVLSTARALPAIADAVKNDITILTDSGIRTGLDVVRMIALGADSVLLGRAFAYALAAAGEAGVSDLLDLIDKEMRVAMTLTGAKSIAEINSDLLVDN
- a CDS encoding RBBP9/YdeN family alpha/beta hydrolase; the protein is MTQLTARNSDRFSGKKVIIVHGYTASPLSHWFPWLKEVLTEQGADVIVPELPDSLSPKPEAWAKKLTEVVPRADGNTIFIGHSLGCVTLLRYLEAICSTTDQIGGYILVSGFDSTQCTLPELASFTLHTLNYVLLREVTKHRISIISSNDEIVSPQSSHALANSLQTEIINIENAGHFLDREGFTRLLPVYDALKTIVSR
- a CDS encoding NADAR domain-containing protein: MERFLLQTGDKVLVEASPVDRIWGIGMAEDNSSIHNH
- a CDS encoding DUF2335 domain-containing protein produces the protein MEYHFRHYISAMGSILDIMPANDYQRILDNEQGLKNKIGSDCLGPLPPPDVLKDYESILSGSTERILLFREKEQKFQYDNQKLALDGMIKKDRRGQWMGFSIAMFILIIATLFALRGEMVFAGTLITIDLIGLAAVFVIGRKLGAK
- a CDS encoding Cro/CI family transcriptional regulator, with the translated sequence MEKIPLSEYVKQNGQAKTASLVGVHQTAISKALRAGRKIFLIRQEDGSYKAEECRPFPSQKQIV
- a CDS encoding LexA family protein, with amino-acid sequence MKKKLTTEQLADAKRLKDIFESKKKQLGISQEKFADELGKSQGAISHYLNGTNALNLEIAADFANKLGVTINDFSPSLNKQARKLLTAVYGDNMTLVEDVTSYRQYPLLNWADAGNWCEEPISLYHKNNIKQYDTSVECSYRAFWLEVKDDSMNSPNGLSIPQGMIILVDPEVKPITNNLVVAKLEGEKKLTFKQLITEGYDTYLKPLNPQYNMIPLSDKIHILGVVVEAKVARLP
- a CDS encoding class I SAM-dependent DNA methyltransferase, producing MKGDTLYDPIAHLYESFSDTAAHIKVKIRTIFNLAGDIQGKSVLDLACGYGLFSREYRNRGASKVIGIDISNNMIAIAKSKSQQYGDDIEFHVRDVCKMESFGKFDIVNAAWLFCHAESIEDLETMFRVIAAHLKPSGKLIAYTVEPDYRLEKGNYENYCIKILSEDPVKDTTLLRCEFLTTPPSPCTAYRWSREQYQAAIQKAGFKQFIWQKPMLSKSDIENCPPGFWDDYQRNCLDTALVCQF
- a CDS encoding gp53-like domain-containing protein translates to MRNLGLSELVYRAVGNGANQIPDMNSFESKLDESGYQKLPSGLIIQWGVVNGGINSADLRRFPIPFKNKCFIVTGSYVKGDAWGQGISVEIRSKEEFLIVVHDSAGRWSYSQVQYIAIGY
- a CDS encoding tail fiber protein, with the protein product MSTPDKKPETKALENNGVIVATREYVQDAIEEHARSRNHPYATLTDRGFVTLSNEVDSDSEVTAATSKAVKAAYDLASIANQNALNNNSNLYLEKKAEWGRCS